One stretch of Melospiza melodia melodia isolate bMelMel2 unplaced genomic scaffold, bMelMel2.pri scaffold_70, whole genome shotgun sequence DNA includes these proteins:
- the LOC134413993 gene encoding olfactory receptor 14J1-like, whose amino-acid sequence MSNSSSIRHFLLLALADTRQLQLLHFCLLLGISLAALLGNGLIISAVACGHHLHTPMFFFLLNLALTDLGSICTTVPKAMHNSLWDTSTISYTGCAAQLFFFTFFIGAEVSLLTIMCYDRYVSICKPLHYGTLLGSRACAHMAAAAWASAFLTALAHTANTFSLPLCHGNALGQFFCEIPQMLKLSCIKSQLQEVGLIAFSSSLSFGCFVFIVFSYVQIFRIVLRIPSEQGRHKAFSTCLPHLAVVSLFISTVIFAHLKPPSISSPSLDLALSVLYSVVPPALNPLIYSLRNQELKAAVWRQMTGWFQETL is encoded by the coding sequence atgtccaacagcagctccatcaggcacttcctcctgctggcattggcagacacgcggcagctgcagctcctgcacttctgcctcttgctgggcatctccctggcggCTCTCCTGggaaacggcctcatcatcagcgccgtagcctgcggccaccacctgcacacacccatgttcttcttcctgctcaacctggccctcactgacctgggctccatctgcaccactgtccccaaagccatgcacaattccctctgggacaccagcaccatctcctacactggatgtgctgctcagctctttttctttacgttcttcattggagcagaggtTTCTCTCCTGActatcatgtgctacgaccgctacgtgtccatctgcaaacccctgcactatgggaccctcctgggcagcagagcttgtgcccacatggcagcagctgcctgggccagtgcctttctcactgctctcgcacacacggccaatacattttccctgcccctgtgccatggcaatgccctgggccagttcttctgtgaaatccctcagatgcTCAAACTCTCCTGCATCAAATCCCAACTCCAGGAAGTGGGGCTCATTGCTTTTAGCTCCtctttatcatttggttgttttgtgttcattgttttctcctatgtgcagatcttcaggatcgtgctgaggatcccttctgagcagggacggcacaaagccttttccacctgcctccctcatttggccgtggtctccctgttcatcagcactgttatctttgctcacctgaagcccccctccatctcgtccccatccctggatctggccctgtcagttctgtactcagtggtgcctccagccctgaaccccctcatctacagcctgaggaaccaggagctcaaggctgcagtgtggagacagatgactggatggtttcaggaaacatta